A genomic segment from Polyangium mundeleinium encodes:
- a CDS encoding amidohydrolase: MFSRRAFRLLSPLLLALPACASSSTSAPPSSPAKAEAPPPDVPFPWEARPSTAAGIETPAAASPPILIRNATLWLATGKTIPRGSILLQGGKIAQVAEGDLTPPEGARILDAAGKFVTPGIIDTHSHIGVYPMPGTVAHLDGNEASSPVTPDVQTVDGFWPQDPAIERAVAGGVTTLQILPGSANLIGGRSVTLKLRPALSPRQMHFPNAPDGLKMACGENPKRTYGNGRHVAPGTRMGNLAMQRKAFLDAKKYEDDWQRHRTTEANRLRDDQKKRAAYEAEVESRQKQQAQCNDDPSYPPCAEWQKDWDKPLDPPRPSDPDATPPRDPAKETLVGAMRGRVLVHIHCYRADDMLAMLALADEVGFQVRSFHHALEAYKIRDILAKKGVSVSTWADWWGFKMEAYDGIPENIALLQESGALPIVHTDSAEGVQRMNQEASKALASGRRAGMPLTDEEAIRWLTYNPAWALGIDKRVGTLEVGKDADVVLWDRHPFSVYASAEEVWIDGATVYQKGKKRPPWSDFELGQDTGRPTTLLPGGAP, from the coding sequence ATGTTCTCCCGCCGCGCGTTCCGGCTCCTTTCGCCGCTCCTCCTCGCTCTTCCCGCCTGCGCCTCCTCCTCGACATCCGCGCCTCCGAGCTCGCCTGCGAAGGCCGAGGCGCCTCCGCCCGACGTCCCTTTCCCCTGGGAAGCGCGCCCCTCCACCGCCGCGGGCATCGAGACGCCCGCCGCCGCATCGCCGCCGATCCTCATCCGCAATGCGACGCTCTGGCTCGCCACGGGCAAGACGATCCCGCGCGGCAGCATTCTCCTTCAGGGCGGCAAAATCGCGCAGGTCGCCGAGGGGGACCTCACGCCGCCCGAGGGCGCGCGAATCCTCGACGCCGCGGGCAAGTTCGTCACGCCCGGCATCATCGACACGCACTCGCACATTGGCGTCTATCCGATGCCGGGCACCGTCGCGCACCTCGATGGCAACGAGGCGAGCTCGCCCGTCACGCCCGACGTGCAGACCGTCGACGGCTTCTGGCCCCAGGATCCGGCCATCGAGCGCGCCGTCGCCGGCGGCGTCACCACGCTCCAGATCCTCCCCGGTTCGGCGAACCTCATTGGCGGCCGCTCCGTCACCTTGAAGCTCCGCCCCGCCCTCTCGCCGCGGCAAATGCACTTCCCGAATGCGCCCGACGGCCTGAAGATGGCCTGCGGCGAGAATCCCAAGCGCACCTACGGCAACGGCCGCCACGTGGCGCCCGGCACGCGCATGGGCAACCTCGCCATGCAACGCAAAGCCTTCCTCGACGCGAAAAAATACGAAGACGACTGGCAACGACATCGCACCACCGAGGCGAACCGCCTCCGCGACGACCAAAAGAAGCGCGCCGCTTACGAGGCCGAGGTCGAATCCCGCCAGAAGCAGCAGGCGCAATGCAACGACGATCCTTCGTACCCTCCCTGCGCCGAATGGCAAAAAGACTGGGACAAACCCCTCGATCCTCCGCGACCGAGCGACCCGGACGCCACGCCCCCGCGGGACCCCGCCAAGGAGACGCTCGTCGGCGCCATGCGCGGCAGGGTCCTCGTCCACATCCATTGTTATCGCGCGGACGACATGCTCGCCATGCTCGCGCTCGCCGACGAGGTGGGCTTCCAGGTGCGGAGCTTCCACCACGCCCTCGAAGCGTACAAGATCCGCGACATCCTCGCGAAAAAGGGCGTCTCCGTCTCCACCTGGGCCGATTGGTGGGGCTTCAAAATGGAGGCGTATGACGGCATCCCCGAGAACATCGCGCTCCTGCAAGAATCGGGGGCCCTCCCGATCGTACACACCGACTCGGCCGAGGGCGTCCAGCGCATGAACCAGGAGGCGAGCAAAGCCCTCGCCAGCGGCCGACGCGCCGGAATGCCCCTCACGGACGAGGAGGCCATTCGATGGCTCACGTACAACCCGGCCTGGGCCCTCGGCATCGACAAACGCGTCGGCACACTCGAAGTCGGCAAGGACGCGGACGTCGTCCTTTGGGACCGCCATCCTTTCTCGGTCTATGCCTCGGCCGAGGAGGTCTGGATCGACGGCGCCACCGTGTACCAAAAAGGCAAAAAACGCCCACCCTGGAGCGATTTCGAACTCGGCCAAGACACCGGCCGGCCCACGACCCTTCTGCCCGGAGGTGCGCCGTGA
- a CDS encoding DUF2062 domain-containing protein, whose amino-acid sequence MATFSLWREELRRAFRDLQGEDLSPARLGAAVAIGLFIGSLPVFGFHLLLVLVVCLRLRLHAVLAYAAANVSNPFFAPFLITAEIQVGARLRTGAWLRLDHAVDAWGLRSGEPSYAPKPPIEASYRTVVDFAGYMLVGAPLVGLALAAAGFALTVTFVLAKRAIRPASGALPPYRLPENAPPWIVAAERVASRFASPESPSAADKSLFHYVRIKLSLDPIARLIADIEGPRDGALGDVLDIGTGRGQLPILLLDLGRATRAHGLDWDETKIEAARRAAATRPEGAGPAEATFAREDARRFEATPADTVLLIDLLHYFTIEEQDAILRCAADHVKPGGRLLVREADTERGFRSFATLLEEKIFTAVRFNRGERVRFRPAQSITALLEARGFHCDVLPAWGSTPFSNVLIVARRPALENAPAA is encoded by the coding sequence TTGGCGACCTTTTCCCTCTGGCGCGAGGAGCTCCGGCGCGCCTTCCGTGACCTCCAAGGCGAGGACCTCTCTCCCGCGCGGCTCGGCGCCGCCGTCGCCATCGGCCTGTTCATCGGCTCGCTCCCCGTCTTCGGCTTCCACCTCCTCCTCGTCCTCGTCGTCTGCCTGAGGCTCCGCCTGCACGCCGTGCTCGCGTACGCCGCGGCGAACGTCTCGAACCCTTTCTTCGCGCCCTTCCTCATCACCGCGGAGATCCAGGTCGGCGCGCGCCTCCGCACCGGCGCATGGCTCCGCCTCGATCACGCGGTTGACGCTTGGGGGCTGCGCTCGGGCGAGCCGAGCTACGCCCCCAAACCCCCGATCGAGGCCAGCTACCGCACGGTCGTCGACTTCGCCGGCTACATGCTCGTCGGCGCTCCCCTCGTCGGCCTCGCCCTCGCCGCTGCTGGCTTCGCCCTCACCGTCACATTCGTCCTCGCCAAACGCGCCATCCGCCCTGCCTCGGGCGCGCTCCCGCCCTACCGCCTCCCGGAGAACGCGCCTCCCTGGATCGTCGCCGCCGAGCGCGTCGCCTCGCGCTTCGCCTCGCCCGAGAGCCCTTCTGCCGCCGACAAGAGCCTCTTCCACTACGTTCGCATCAAGCTCTCGCTCGACCCTATCGCGCGCCTCATCGCCGACATCGAGGGCCCGCGCGACGGCGCGCTCGGCGACGTGCTCGACATCGGCACCGGCCGCGGCCAGCTCCCGATCCTCCTCCTCGATCTCGGCCGCGCCACGCGCGCGCATGGCCTCGACTGGGACGAGACCAAGATCGAGGCCGCGCGCCGCGCCGCCGCCACGCGTCCCGAGGGCGCCGGGCCCGCCGAGGCCACGTTTGCCCGCGAGGACGCGCGCCGCTTCGAGGCCACGCCGGCCGACACGGTGCTCCTCATCGACCTCCTCCACTACTTCACGATCGAAGAGCAGGACGCGATCCTCCGCTGCGCTGCCGACCACGTGAAACCCGGCGGCCGCCTGCTCGTGCGCGAGGCCGACACCGAGCGAGGCTTCCGCAGCTTCGCCACCTTGCTCGAAGAGAAAATCTTCACGGCCGTACGGTTCAACCGCGGCGAGCGTGTTCGTTTCCGGCCTGCGCAAAGCATCACCGCGCTCCTCGAAGCGCGCGGCTTCCACTGTGATGTCCTGCCGGCGTGGGGCTCCACGCCCTTCTCCAACGTGCTCATCGTCGCGCGACGACCCGCGCTGGAGAATGCGCCCGCAGCGTGA
- a CDS encoding tetratricopeptide repeat protein, translating into MDERLKDLLRVAREHYQRRDYDRAEPALREALALHGELADVHDMLGVILHDRGDLLGARFHFANAARINPAYTEALMNLAVTHADLGDYEAAREVYRRIQSEHTGTTSDPFVRGKIANMHADLAQAYLDAGSPRDAIAELRRAVDLCPRFPDLQARLGNLYRDQGNHALAREHYTSAIEANPRYAPAHVLLGLTMLALGSPDQAVTCFRAALSVDPDNKSAKMYLRLVEAQRNARAAKQPRRSREGASTPT; encoded by the coding sequence ATGGATGAGCGCCTCAAGGACCTGCTCCGCGTCGCGCGCGAGCACTACCAACGACGGGATTACGACCGCGCCGAGCCCGCCCTGAGAGAAGCGCTCGCGCTCCACGGCGAGCTCGCCGACGTGCACGACATGCTGGGCGTGATCCTCCATGATCGCGGAGATCTCCTGGGCGCGCGGTTTCACTTCGCGAACGCCGCGCGCATCAACCCCGCCTACACCGAGGCGCTCATGAACCTCGCGGTCACCCACGCCGACCTCGGCGACTACGAGGCCGCGCGCGAGGTCTATCGACGCATCCAGTCGGAGCACACGGGCACCACCTCGGACCCCTTCGTCCGCGGCAAAATCGCCAACATGCACGCGGACCTGGCGCAGGCCTACCTCGACGCCGGCAGCCCACGCGACGCCATCGCGGAGCTGCGCCGCGCCGTCGATCTCTGCCCGCGTTTCCCCGATTTGCAGGCTCGCCTCGGCAACCTCTACCGCGATCAGGGCAACCACGCCCTCGCCCGCGAGCACTACACCTCGGCCATCGAGGCGAACCCGCGGTACGCGCCGGCCCACGTCCTCCTCGGCCTCACGATGCTCGCCCTCGGCAGCCCCGATCAGGCCGTCACTTGTTTCCGCGCGGCGCTCTCGGTCGACCCGGACAACAAGAGCGCGAAGATGTACCTTCGCCTGGTCGAGGCCCAGCGCAACGCGCGCGCGGCCAAGCAGCCCCGACGGTCCCGCGAGGGCGCATCAACTCCAACTTGA
- a CDS encoding M23 family metallopeptidase, with translation MHAALAAFVCSGYVHAVADVPEPIIPVEERRGPQGPELDDMNDPSPEPGGSVADASRSKRPRLVVPLRRREAEGPPAAPRGPLSGLAGGGAGPSPSSGLEGPSARPLPRAHGGVYLTPRMTAIFGGLFGLATVTSIIALLIQVVPPRNERALIAGAGLTHQASTPENAKGGPNAQATKRKREPVPGPWRLSELAKDPSVQIVSGTIDRRSFVEALAEKDVPKAQTYRIMKAFEGTRKFDKCGRKDKFFAALDRATKRVRAFEYEVSSLEVYQAREDQGGILAGTRLDMKVAEAEVVGAFYVSKDVVASSLAGGLEDGVLTTIDDALGGRISSEAFEEGSTVRVIAVEETALGMFARYKKIVALEYRPADPAEKPIRIYFFNGQEARGYWDDHGKQPYSGGWRSPLPGAPVTSHFNPKRLHPVLKRPMPHNGTDLGAPTGTPVYSAYKGTVDWVGPAGPSGNLVTIMHPNGVQTGYAHLSRFAPGIKVGMKLGVHQLVGYVGSTGRSTGPHLHFSAKKDGKFFDALTLQMDGERVLPPIDRAAFLEAKAELDRRLDAIPLPEPPPEKPAPAAAAPGAPPSPAGSAAPAAPGAPPSQPAGEPAAAQPGFVEETGDDEDEGGGQPIPAPLLNGLPMGPSSATPIGSAAGKKPPAAPAPEAPPDDPGEESEAH, from the coding sequence ATGCACGCCGCTCTTGCCGCCTTCGTCTGCTCGGGGTACGTGCATGCCGTGGCGGACGTCCCGGAGCCGATCATCCCCGTCGAAGAGCGCAGAGGTCCGCAGGGGCCCGAGCTCGACGACATGAACGATCCGTCGCCCGAGCCGGGAGGGAGCGTCGCGGACGCTTCGAGGTCCAAACGTCCGCGACTGGTCGTGCCGCTGCGAAGGCGCGAAGCCGAGGGCCCGCCCGCCGCGCCGCGCGGGCCGCTCTCGGGGCTCGCGGGCGGCGGCGCAGGTCCATCGCCTTCGTCCGGGCTCGAAGGCCCGTCGGCGCGGCCGCTGCCGCGCGCGCACGGAGGCGTGTACCTGACGCCGCGCATGACGGCGATCTTCGGCGGCCTGTTCGGGCTCGCGACGGTGACGTCGATCATCGCGCTCCTGATCCAGGTGGTGCCGCCGCGCAACGAGCGCGCGCTCATCGCAGGCGCAGGGCTCACGCACCAGGCCTCGACGCCGGAGAATGCGAAAGGCGGTCCGAACGCGCAGGCGACGAAGCGCAAGCGCGAGCCGGTCCCGGGTCCGTGGCGGTTGTCGGAGCTCGCGAAGGATCCGTCGGTGCAGATCGTGTCGGGCACGATCGATCGCAGGAGCTTCGTGGAGGCGCTCGCGGAGAAGGACGTTCCGAAGGCCCAGACCTACCGGATCATGAAGGCCTTCGAGGGGACGCGGAAGTTCGACAAGTGCGGCCGCAAGGACAAGTTCTTCGCGGCGCTCGATCGCGCGACGAAGCGCGTGCGCGCTTTCGAGTACGAGGTCTCGTCGCTCGAGGTCTACCAGGCGCGCGAGGATCAAGGCGGCATCCTCGCCGGCACGCGGCTCGACATGAAGGTCGCCGAGGCCGAGGTCGTGGGCGCGTTCTACGTGAGCAAGGACGTCGTCGCGTCGTCTCTGGCCGGCGGCTTGGAGGACGGGGTCCTCACGACGATCGATGACGCGCTCGGCGGTCGTATCTCGTCGGAGGCGTTCGAGGAAGGCTCCACGGTGCGCGTGATCGCGGTGGAGGAGACGGCGCTCGGGATGTTCGCGCGATACAAGAAGATCGTCGCGCTCGAGTACAGGCCCGCCGATCCCGCCGAGAAGCCGATCCGCATCTACTTCTTCAACGGGCAGGAGGCGCGCGGCTACTGGGACGATCACGGCAAACAGCCGTACTCGGGCGGCTGGCGCTCGCCGCTCCCGGGCGCGCCGGTGACGTCGCACTTCAACCCGAAGCGGCTACATCCGGTGCTGAAGCGGCCGATGCCGCACAACGGCACGGACCTCGGCGCGCCGACGGGGACGCCGGTGTACTCAGCCTACAAGGGCACGGTCGACTGGGTGGGGCCCGCCGGGCCGAGCGGGAACCTGGTGACGATCATGCACCCGAACGGCGTCCAGACGGGCTACGCGCACCTCTCGCGCTTCGCGCCCGGCATCAAGGTCGGCATGAAGCTCGGCGTGCATCAGCTCGTGGGGTACGTCGGTTCGACGGGCCGATCGACGGGCCCGCACCTGCACTTCAGCGCGAAGAAGGACGGCAAGTTCTTCGACGCCTTGACGCTGCAGATGGACGGCGAGCGCGTGCTGCCGCCGATCGATCGCGCCGCGTTCCTGGAGGCGAAGGCCGAGCTCGATCGGCGTCTCGACGCGATCCCGCTCCCGGAGCCGCCGCCCGAGAAGCCCGCGCCCGCAGCCGCCGCGCCGGGCGCGCCGCCGTCGCCCGCGGGGAGCGCCGCGCCTGCCGCGCCGGGCGCGCCGCCGTCGCAGCCGGCGGGTGAGCCGGCCGCGGCCCAGCCAGGCTTCGTCGAGGAGACGGGCGACGATGAGGATGAAGGGGGCGGCCAGCCGATCCCCGCGCCGCTCTTGAACGGCCTGCCCATGGGACCGTCGTCGGCGACGCCGATCGGGTCCGCGGCGGGCAAGAAGCCGCCGGCCGCGCCTGCGCCGGAGGCGCCCCCGGATGATCCGGGTGAAGAGTCCGAGGCACATTGA
- the rpsI gene encoding 30S ribosomal protein S9: MPENNRIYATGKRKTAVARVWISPGSGKISVNARGANDYFVRETNQMIMRQSLELLELVDQYDVQATVSGGGHSAQAEAMRHGIARALCLADPERRASLKRAGFLTRDARKKERKKYGQPGARKRFQYSKR, encoded by the coding sequence ATGCCCGAGAACAATCGCATCTACGCTACCGGTAAGCGCAAGACGGCCGTCGCGCGCGTGTGGATCTCGCCGGGTTCCGGCAAGATCTCGGTGAATGCTCGTGGCGCGAACGACTATTTCGTGCGCGAGACGAACCAGATGATCATGCGTCAGTCGCTCGAGCTCCTCGAGCTCGTCGACCAGTACGACGTGCAAGCCACGGTGTCCGGCGGCGGGCACAGCGCGCAGGCCGAGGCGATGCGCCATGGCATCGCGCGCGCCCTCTGCCTCGCCGACCCCGAGCGCCGTGCTTCGCTGAAGCGCGCCGGCTTCTTGACGCGCGACGCGCGCAAGAAGGAGCGCAAGAAGTACGGTCAGCCGGGCGCCCGCAAGCGCTTCCAGTACTCGAAGCGCTGA
- the rplM gene encoding 50S ribosomal protein L13, with the protein MNPVPKSYSAKPAQALADRKWWVIDAEGKPLGRLASQVATILRGKNKPTFTPHVDTGDFVIIVNAQKVALTGRKLEQKQYVRHSGEPGGFRTEAYGHLLERKPELPIVKAVKGMLPKNILGRELITKLKVYAGPDHPHAAQKPQPLA; encoded by the coding sequence ATGAATCCTGTCCCCAAGTCGTACAGCGCTAAGCCTGCGCAGGCGCTCGCAGATCGTAAATGGTGGGTGATCGACGCGGAGGGCAAGCCCCTCGGCCGCCTCGCCTCGCAAGTTGCGACCATCCTGCGTGGCAAGAACAAGCCCACGTTCACGCCCCACGTCGATACGGGGGATTTCGTGATCATCGTGAACGCCCAGAAGGTGGCGCTCACGGGACGCAAGCTGGAGCAGAAACAGTACGTCCGGCACAGCGGTGAGCCGGGTGGCTTCCGGACCGAGGCGTACGGTCACCTGCTCGAGCGCAAGCCCGAGCTGCCGATCGTCAAGGCGGTCAAGGGAATGCTCCCGAAGAACATCCTCGGCCGCGAGCTCATCACGAAGCTCAAGGTGTACGCCGGACCGGATCATCCCCATGCGGCGCAGAAGCCGCAGCCCCTTGCGTGA
- a CDS encoding acyl-CoA dehydrogenase family protein → MIAFEPTEDQRLMQDAVAEFAKATLLPRTRELEHARGVPEDIRRTAHEMGLGLVSVPEAAGGQGQGLVTAVLIEEELGAADAAAAFGLAGPGAFGRAVIELGGPERAAELLAGFAEEGGWDRFGAVAWSEPGPCRTHEGFATKAERTDEGYRITGKKAFVGNAALADRFLVFAQVEPERGWGGIGAFVVQRDNTGIRVGERHKTLGLDAASFGEVVLEGAVVRDADRLHGDGGEEGFTRAALRFFVKHALVVAARAVGLSRFAFELAREHCDTRVAFGKPIGHFQAVAFTLADRAMDVETSRWLVWKAAAAWDAGLPERDALLASARAAAHAFEATMRTADDCVQLFGGSGFIRDLVAEKLMRDAKQLMLAAPTAEQLDQLASAIELGQKLDPALVLPTPDTQAIFT, encoded by the coding sequence ATGATTGCTTTCGAACCGACCGAAGACCAGCGGTTGATGCAGGACGCCGTGGCGGAATTCGCGAAAGCCACGCTTCTGCCCCGGACACGCGAGCTCGAACACGCGCGCGGCGTGCCCGAGGACATCCGGCGCACGGCACACGAGATGGGGCTCGGGCTCGTCTCGGTCCCCGAGGCCGCCGGGGGCCAGGGCCAAGGGCTCGTGACCGCCGTGCTGATCGAGGAAGAGCTCGGCGCCGCCGACGCAGCCGCAGCGTTTGGCCTCGCAGGGCCCGGCGCGTTCGGTCGCGCGGTGATCGAGCTCGGCGGACCGGAGCGCGCAGCCGAGCTGCTCGCCGGCTTCGCAGAGGAAGGCGGTTGGGACCGGTTCGGCGCGGTCGCGTGGAGCGAGCCCGGGCCGTGTCGCACGCACGAAGGTTTCGCGACGAAGGCCGAGCGGACCGACGAGGGCTACCGGATCACGGGGAAGAAGGCGTTCGTGGGGAACGCGGCGCTCGCCGATCGGTTCCTCGTGTTCGCGCAGGTGGAGCCCGAGCGCGGGTGGGGCGGGATCGGCGCGTTCGTGGTGCAGCGAGACAACACCGGGATCCGCGTGGGGGAGCGGCACAAGACGCTCGGGCTCGACGCGGCGAGCTTCGGGGAGGTCGTGCTGGAAGGCGCGGTCGTGCGCGACGCGGATCGGCTGCATGGCGACGGAGGCGAGGAGGGTTTTACCCGCGCTGCGCTGCGCTTCTTCGTGAAGCATGCGCTCGTCGTGGCGGCGCGGGCGGTGGGGCTCTCGCGCTTCGCGTTCGAGCTGGCGCGCGAGCACTGCGACACGCGTGTCGCGTTCGGAAAGCCGATCGGCCACTTTCAGGCCGTCGCGTTCACGCTCGCGGATCGAGCGATGGACGTGGAGACGTCGCGCTGGCTCGTGTGGAAGGCGGCGGCGGCGTGGGACGCGGGTCTGCCGGAGCGGGATGCGCTGCTGGCGTCGGCGCGCGCGGCGGCGCACGCGTTCGAGGCGACGATGCGCACGGCCGATGACTGCGTGCAGCTCTTCGGCGGCTCGGGCTTCATCCGCGACCTCGTGGCCGAGAAGCTGATGCGCGACGCGAAGCAGCTCATGCTCGCCGCGCCGACGGCCGAGCAGCTCGATCAGCTCGCGAGCGCGATCGAGCTCGGGCAGAAGCTCGATCCCGCGCTCGTGCTGCCCACCCCCGACACCCAGGCGATCTTCACCTGA